In Trifolium pratense cultivar HEN17-A07 linkage group LG7, ARS_RC_1.1, whole genome shotgun sequence, a genomic segment contains:
- the LOC123896727 gene encoding transcription factor bHLH113-like: MNQTDTASVLSETIGYIKFLHGQIELLDDTGLKRKGAPIPNQTAKANKGKNLRTRGLCLVPMSSLCPAHNMLEAQMELNICREAWK, from the exons CAG ACTGACACGGCTTCTGTATTGTCTGAAACCATTggatacatcaagtttcttcaTGGTCAAATTGAG CTGTTGGATGACACTGGCCTAAAAAGAAAGGGTGCTCCAATTCCAAACCAG ACTGCAAAAGCGAATAAGGGAAAGAACTTGAGGACTAGAGGGTTGTGCTTAGTCCCTATGTCAAGCCTTTGTCCTGCACACAACATGTTGGAAGCACAAATGGAGCTGAATATTTGCAGGGAGGCGTGGAAATGA